The genomic region TTAAATTCATTAACAGGTCTCAGACCTGAATTTTTATAATGAATCTTATAAGTGATGACGTCTCCAGGAGATAATGGATCATTTGATATTGTCTCTAAGAAGTTATTATTTAAATCTTCAAAGTTTGGAGTAAAAATATAAAGAAGTAAATAAATAAGTCCACCAACTAATAAAATTGCACCCCATGCTATTATTAATATTTTCTTTTTATCCATTTTGTATCTAAAAAAATATTCTTTTAAACCACTCAATGAACTCTTCCATTCCTTTTTCAAAACCAATCTTTGGCTCCCATTCAAGTATTTTTTTTGCTCTACTTATATCTGGTTTTCTTGTCTTAGGATCATTTTCTGGTAAAGGGTGACACACAATTTTACTTTTGCTATTTGTTATTTTCTTTATATAGTTTGCAAGTTCAAGTATTGTCATTTCATCAGGATTACCTAAATTAATTGGAAGAATGTAATCAGACATCATCAGTCTGTAAATACCTTCAATCATGTCTGAAACATGACAAAAACTTCGAGTTTGATTCCCATCACCAAAAACAGTTATATCCTCACCCTTTAAAGCCTGATTAACAAATGTTGGTACTACTCTTCCATCGTCTTTTCTCATTCTGGTTCCATATGTGTTGAAAATTCTTGCAATTCTTGTTTCTATATTATGTTTTTTATGATAAGCCATTGTCATTGCCTCAGCAAACCTTTTGGCTTCATCATAAACACCTCTTGGTCCAACTGGATTAACATTTCCCCAGTAATCCTCATTTTGCGGATGAACTTTTGGATCGCCATATACCTCAGATGTTGAAGCAAGTAATATCCTCGCTTTCTTTGCTTTTGCAAGACCCAAAACATTATGGGTACCCAATGCACCCACTTTTAAAGTTTTTATGGGATATCTTAGATAATCTACTGGACTTGCTGGGCTTGCAAAATGAAAAATATAATCTAAATCTCCATCAATT from Actinomycetota bacterium harbors:
- a CDS encoding SDR family oxidoreductase; this encodes MKTLVTGGAGFLGSHLCDYLLKNDHYVICMDNLVTGSSDNLRHIDSDKFIFIKHDITKYIEIDGDLDYIFHFASPASPVDYLRYPIKTLKVGALGTHNVLGLAKAKKARILLASTSEVYGDPKVHPQNEDYWGNVNPVGPRGVYDEAKRFAEAMTMAYHKKHNIETRIARIFNTYGTRMRKDDGRVVPTFVNQALKGEDITVFGDGNQTRSFCHVSDMIEGIYRLMMSDYILPINLGNPDEMTILELANYIKKITNSKSKIVCHPLPENDPKTRKPDISRAKKILEWEPKIGFEKGMEEFIEWFKRIFF